The segment CGTCCGTCCTTCACTGACTCGCGGCAATTGAGCAAAGTCAGGGTTTTGATTGACCAATCGGCTCCCAGAAATCGCAACTAGCTTTGTTTTATCCAACCGATTTACAATATCTGCGGATAAGGAAGTTAGAGCAACCACCTTAGAAGCCGTTTTGATCTCAGGCTGAGTTTGAGACGTTGGAGCCTGGCTGACAGGCGGCGCGGGTGTTTGACAAGCCGCTAGCAGCAGGACTAGGAGCAAGGGAGTAAATTTCATAGGTTAAAACCGATAAGTAAAGCCTGCACGAACACTTGTACCGGGTTGAGCGAATCGATCGAGATCTCTCGGTGCAGCAGCATTGATTAAGGTTCTCACATCCTGATATTCAAAATATTCTGCATTGAATAGATTGAACACTCCAACATTAAAGCTAATTAACGGCGTGATATTGTAGAACCCCGTCAAATCGACTACCGTATAAGCAGAAGGTGTAAATGAGCTAGCAGGACGACTATCACTGAGTCTTGGCTTTGCGACAAAGCTCCCAATCAACTCTGCTCCCCATCGATCCTCTGGCGCACGATAGCGCAATCCAACAACCGCTTTAAAAGGCTCTACACTGTCTAAGGGTTGATCCGTGGTTAAATTATCTCCCACAGTCCATCCTAAACTCGCGAGTAAGCTTAATCCGTGAGGTTTCGGGCTGAAGCGATACTGTCCACTGAGTTCAACCCCGTAGATTCTAGCTTTTGCTATATTGCGAGACTGAAACAGAGCAACAGGTAATCCCGGTACGATCGTCAAACTTTGCCCCACATTTGCTAATCGCTCAATGAAATTGTCATAGCGGTTGTAGAAGCCTGTCAAACTAAAGTTAAACTGCGAAAATCCACCCCGCAAGCCGAGTTCAAACCCATTACTTGTCTCTGGTTCTAGATCAGGATTTGAGAGCGTTTTATAGCGAAATGTTGGGCTAGTGAGATTCGTGAATCCAGCATTAATCTCACTGTAGAGCGGAGCACGAAATCCTCGCGCGTATCGACCCACGATCGCAAGTTGAGGAGTGGTCTGCCAAACAAATCCTAAGCTTGGCGAAACCGAAGACGAGGAGAGATCCGCAGAGACAGCACCCGGATTCCGGGCATAGAGCGCATCTGGGCGAGTCTCTAATCGATAAGCATCAAATCTTACACCCGGAATCAGGGTAAAAGCCTTACCAAATTCAACTTCGTTCTGAAGATACGCTCCAAATCGAAAAGTATCGGAATCGGGAAAATCCTTAACCGGAAAGTTATCCGCACCAATCACATTCGTCGTTGCGATCGCAGTTCCAACTGCATTAAATCGCTGCTCAATCCCGTCACGAGTCCGCTCATTTCGAGTCGTTGAAACATCAATCCCATAGGTTAACCGATTTGCAACAGTGCCAAGATTGAACTGGCTCTGAAGCCGCACACCGCCACCCAACACTCGATCGACAAATAAATTCTCTAAGTTCCGCAATCGTCGTCGATCGACTCCCGCGCCTGTGCGTACAAAGTCCTGAACACGCTCCTCTTCAATTTTCACATTCTGATAGTAAAGCTGGAGCTTTGCTCCACTTAAAAAGCTACGACTGTTCGGATCATCAAAGTTGTAAGCTAAGCTGAAGCGCGATCGCGATGTCGTATAAGCGATCGTCTCATCCTGCCCCCGAAATCCGGTTGGGCTGATCAAATCTCGAACCGTCAACGAACTGACATTAAAGTCATCGAAGTTCAGAAATCGCTCTACAGTAAAGTCAAGGCTACTCGTCTCACTCAAACGATAAACTAGCTTACCCAGATAGTTATTTCGCCCCACTCCTCGATCGTCTACAAAGTCGTTATTTCCTGGAACTCTTGCTTCTTGACTATCGCGACGAGTATACCCGAGCAAAAGCTCTAAGTTTCCGATCCGATTCGCAGTCAAACCATTAAAGACAAAACCGCGATCGGCACTATCAAAGCTCGTTGATAAAACAGACAGCGAGTCCCGCTTACCAAACTGATTCAGCAAATCTGAAGGCTCGATCGTTCTAAACGTCACGACTCCACCCAATGCATCACTGCCATACAGCGCCGAAGCCGCTCCCCGAATCACTTCTGCTCTTTGCAAAGTTTCAAGCTCAACATAGTCCCGTCCAACTGAAGTTGTCCCAAAAGTAAACTGGCTCGGAGCGCGAATCCCATCAGTCTGAATCAGAACTCGATTGCCACCTAGCCCCCGAATCGTAATATCCTGAATCCCATAGCGCCGATTGCTTCCGACTCCAACATTTGGCTCATAGCGAAACAAATCTCGCAAGTCTTGAACTAAGTTTTGATCAATTTCCTGATTCGTAATCACATTCACCGTTGACGGAGAGAGCCCTACAGAACGAGGGGTTCGGGTTCCTGTCACTGTAATCTCTTCTTCAGGGACTTCTGAAGAATTAGCTTCAAGCTCGATCGAGCTTTGAGAAAGTTGCTGCGCTTCGGTAATTGGGCGATCGAACTCTGATAGCTGCGTCGGAATTTTTCCCTTCTCAAGAGCTTCCTGATGCTGATT is part of the Leptolyngbya boryana PCC 6306 genome and harbors:
- a CDS encoding TonB-dependent hemoglobin/transferrin/lactoferrin family receptor; this encodes MKFNLIGLNGLLLSALLAAPVLALDENQHQEALEKGKIPTQLSEFDRPITEAQQLSQSSIELEANSSEVPEEEITVTGTRTPRSVGLSPSTVNVITNQEIDQNLVQDLRDLFRYEPNVGVGSNRRYGIQDITIRGLGGNRVLIQTDGIRAPSQFTFGTTSVGRDYVELETLQRAEVIRGAASALYGSDALGGVVTFRTIEPSDLLNQFGKRDSLSVLSTSFDSADRGFVFNGLTANRIGNLELLLGYTRRDSQEARVPGNNDFVDDRGVGRNNYLGKLVYRLSETSSLDFTVERFLNFDDFNVSSLTVRDLISPTGFRGQDETIAYTTSRSRFSLAYNFDDPNSRSFLSGAKLQLYYQNVKIEEERVQDFVRTGAGVDRRRLRNLENLFVDRVLGGGVRLQSQFNLGTVANRLTYGIDVSTTRNERTRDGIEQRFNAVGTAIATTNVIGADNFPVKDFPDSDTFRFGAYLQNEVEFGKAFTLIPGVRFDAYRLETRPDALYARNPGAVSADLSSSSVSPSLGFVWQTTPQLAIVGRYARGFRAPLYSEINAGFTNLTSPTFRYKTLSNPDLEPETSNGFELGLRGGFSQFNFSLTGFYNRYDNFIERLANVGQSLTIVPGLPVALFQSRNIAKARIYGVELSGQYRFSPKPHGLSLLASLGWTVGDNLTTDQPLDSVEPFKAVVGLRYRAPEDRWGAELIGSFVAKPRLSDSRPASSFTPSAYTVVDLTGFYNITPLISFNVGVFNLFNAEYFEYQDVRTLINAAAPRDLDRFAQPGTSVRAGFTYRF